The Myxococcus guangdongensis genome has a window encoding:
- a CDS encoding SDR family oxidoreductase, with protein sequence MTTLKGKTLFITGASRGIGKAIALRAARDGANIIIAAKTTEPHPKLPGTIFTAAEEIEKAGGRALPIAVDIREEDQVMAAVAKAVETFGGLDVLVNNASAIHLTGTVDTPMKRYDLMHSINTRGTFLCSKACIPHLKRSSNPHILNNSPPLNMEARWFAPHVAYTMAKFGMSMCVLGMAEELRDDGIAVNAIWPRTVIATAAVQNLLGGEDTIKGSRSPDIMADAAYAILTKPSRSFTGNFCIDEDVLRADGVTNFDKYQSVPGEDLFPDYFI encoded by the coding sequence ATGACGACACTCAAGGGGAAGACGCTGTTCATCACCGGGGCCAGCCGGGGCATCGGCAAGGCGATTGCGCTGCGCGCCGCTCGGGACGGGGCGAACATCATCATCGCCGCGAAGACGACGGAGCCGCACCCCAAGCTGCCGGGCACCATCTTCACGGCGGCGGAGGAAATCGAGAAGGCGGGCGGCCGGGCGCTCCCCATCGCGGTGGACATCCGTGAAGAGGACCAGGTCATGGCCGCGGTGGCGAAGGCGGTGGAGACGTTCGGCGGTCTCGACGTGCTGGTGAACAACGCGAGCGCCATCCACCTGACGGGCACGGTGGACACGCCGATGAAGCGCTATGACCTGATGCACAGCATCAACACGCGTGGGACGTTCCTGTGCTCGAAGGCGTGCATCCCGCATCTGAAGCGCTCGAGCAATCCGCACATCCTGAACAACTCGCCGCCGTTGAACATGGAGGCGCGGTGGTTCGCGCCGCACGTGGCGTACACGATGGCGAAGTTCGGCATGAGCATGTGCGTGCTGGGCATGGCGGAGGAGCTGCGTGACGACGGCATCGCGGTCAACGCCATCTGGCCGCGCACGGTCATCGCGACGGCGGCGGTGCAGAACCTCTTGGGCGGCGAGGACACCATCAAGGGCAGCCGCTCGCCGGACATCATGGCGGACGCCGCGTACGCCATCCTCACCAAGCCCAGCCGCAGCTTCACGGGCAACTTCTGCATCGACGAGGACGTCCTGCGCGCCGACGGCGTGACGAACTTCGACAAGTATCAATCCGTGCCCGGCGAAGACCTGTTCCCCGACTACTTCATCTGA
- a CDS encoding ATP-binding protein, giving the protein MADLVRSKDWSQTPLGPLEGWPTSLRTMVGVVLGNRFPMLLWWGPQLLQIYNDGYRPVLGMKHPGSLGAPASVVWQEIWDVVGPMAEGVRQGGPATWSEHLQLFINSRGFLEETFHTFSYSPVYDEVGGVGGVLVTVQETTEQVQDNRQLKLLGELATSSASAKTAEEACQTAARIFSAYDEDLPFTLLYLLDDDATQARCVGSSGLAGYSGPAKPESCPFHPTPDMPEAWPFAQAAQTGREVLVEDLRSRFGALPGGRWETPPSRAVVLPLSRSGLAHPYGFLVAGVSPRRTLDERYLALFRLVADPVVTAIANARAYEEERQRAEALAAIDRAKTAFFNNVSHEFRTPLTLMLGPTEDALASSSRALSGEGLETVHRNAQRLLKLVNSLLDFSRLEAGRIQARYEPVDLSALTAGLASAFHSALERAGLGFDIDCAPLPEAIHVDQDMWEKIVLNLLSNALKFTFEGRIGVSLRWVDGQAELQVSDTGIGIPERELPRIFDRFHRVQGARARTHEGSGIGLALVHELVRLHGGALSVASTEGKGTTFTLRIPAGNAHLPQEHLGARDTRASTALGAAPFVNEALRWLPGGLEVESLELGAEVPAEDKRPDSARILLADDNADMREYLKSLLSRYWEVEAVADGLAALESARVRPPDLVLTDVMMPGLDGFGLLRELRADERTRHVPVTILSARAGEEARIEGLRAGADDYLVKPFSARELLARVETQLTKARLQAIQDAHGKMLTRVFQFAPVGIAILRGPQHVYEFVNAGYLRLIANRSVVGLPIAQALPELAGQGIYELLDNAYRTGEPYIGRSLRATIISDEGGPPRERFFDLVYQPMLDDAGQVDSIVVVAFDVTDLSNARREAESASRAKDEFLAMLGHELRNPLAPILTALQLLRLRGGGAVERERTVIERQVHHLVRLVDDLLDVSRVTRGKVVLRRERVELAEVVAKSIELASPLLEQRGHHLTVEVARQGLPLEADPTRLAQVFSNLLTNAAKYTEPGGRITVQGAREGDALVVKVRDNGTGISAEMLPRIFDLFFQERQELDRSQGGLGLGLAIARSLASQHGGTLHADSEGRGQGSTFTVRLPSLEAGADVSAVVAAESEAPRQESMPMPHRVLIVDDNRDAADVLAEALDMLGCETRVTYDGPSALQVAPTFRPELALLDIGLPVMDGYELAKHLRTQRPDGGLQLVAVTGYGQESDRLRSKEAGFDAHLVKPIDFNTLGSLLKRLGPVS; this is encoded by the coding sequence ATGGCGGACCTGGTCCGCTCCAAGGACTGGTCCCAGACGCCCCTGGGCCCCCTCGAGGGCTGGCCCACCAGCCTGCGCACCATGGTCGGCGTCGTGCTGGGCAACCGCTTCCCCATGCTCCTGTGGTGGGGGCCTCAGCTCCTTCAGATCTACAATGACGGCTATCGCCCCGTGCTGGGCATGAAACACCCCGGCTCGCTCGGCGCCCCCGCGTCCGTCGTGTGGCAGGAAATCTGGGACGTCGTCGGCCCCATGGCGGAGGGCGTGCGCCAGGGCGGCCCCGCCACCTGGAGCGAGCACCTGCAGCTCTTCATCAACAGCCGCGGCTTCCTCGAGGAGACGTTCCACACCTTCTCCTATAGCCCCGTCTACGACGAGGTCGGCGGCGTCGGCGGCGTGCTCGTCACCGTCCAGGAGACCACCGAGCAGGTCCAGGACAACCGCCAGCTCAAGCTGCTCGGTGAGCTGGCCACCAGCTCCGCCTCCGCGAAGACGGCCGAGGAGGCCTGCCAGACGGCCGCGCGCATCTTCTCCGCCTACGACGAGGACCTGCCCTTCACCTTGCTGTACCTGCTCGACGACGACGCCACCCAGGCGCGCTGCGTGGGCTCCAGCGGGCTGGCCGGCTACTCGGGCCCGGCGAAGCCGGAGTCCTGCCCGTTCCACCCCACGCCGGACATGCCCGAGGCCTGGCCCTTCGCGCAGGCCGCGCAGACCGGCCGCGAGGTGCTCGTCGAGGACCTGCGCTCGCGCTTCGGCGCGCTCCCGGGTGGACGCTGGGAAACCCCGCCCTCGCGCGCCGTGGTGTTGCCGCTGTCGCGCTCGGGGCTGGCGCATCCGTATGGCTTCCTCGTCGCGGGGGTCAGCCCCCGACGCACGCTGGACGAGCGCTACCTGGCCCTCTTCCGGCTGGTCGCGGACCCCGTGGTGACGGCCATCGCCAACGCGCGCGCGTACGAAGAGGAGCGCCAGCGCGCCGAGGCCCTGGCCGCCATCGACCGCGCGAAGACGGCCTTCTTCAACAACGTCAGCCACGAGTTCCGCACACCACTGACGCTGATGCTCGGTCCCACCGAGGACGCGCTGGCGTCGTCGTCGCGCGCCCTCTCCGGTGAGGGCCTGGAGACGGTCCACCGCAACGCGCAGCGCCTGTTGAAGCTGGTCAACTCGCTGCTCGACTTCTCCCGCCTGGAGGCCGGCCGCATCCAGGCGCGCTACGAGCCGGTGGACCTGTCCGCCCTCACCGCGGGCCTGGCCAGCGCGTTCCACTCCGCGCTCGAGCGCGCGGGGCTCGGCTTCGACATCGACTGCGCCCCGCTGCCCGAGGCCATCCACGTCGACCAGGACATGTGGGAGAAGATTGTCCTCAACCTCCTCTCCAACGCGCTGAAGTTCACCTTCGAGGGCCGCATCGGCGTCTCCCTGCGCTGGGTGGACGGCCAGGCCGAGCTCCAGGTCTCCGACACGGGCATCGGCATCCCGGAGCGGGAGCTGCCGCGCATCTTCGACCGCTTCCACCGCGTGCAGGGCGCCCGCGCGCGCACGCACGAGGGCTCCGGCATCGGCCTGGCGCTGGTGCACGAGTTGGTCCGGCTGCACGGCGGCGCGCTGTCGGTGGCGAGCACCGAGGGCAAGGGCACCACCTTCACCCTGCGCATCCCCGCGGGCAACGCCCACCTGCCCCAGGAGCACCTGGGCGCTCGCGACACGCGGGCCTCCACCGCCCTGGGCGCCGCGCCCTTCGTGAACGAGGCGCTGCGGTGGCTGCCGGGGGGCCTGGAGGTGGAGTCGCTCGAGCTGGGCGCGGAGGTGCCCGCGGAGGACAAGCGCCCCGACTCCGCGCGCATCCTGCTGGCGGACGACAACGCGGACATGCGCGAGTACCTGAAGTCGCTCCTGTCCCGCTACTGGGAGGTGGAGGCGGTGGCGGATGGCCTCGCGGCGCTCGAGTCCGCGCGGGTGCGTCCTCCGGACCTGGTGCTGACGGACGTGATGATGCCGGGGCTGGATGGCTTCGGGCTCCTGCGCGAGCTGCGCGCCGACGAGCGCACGCGCCACGTCCCCGTCACCATCCTCTCCGCGCGCGCGGGGGAGGAGGCCCGCATCGAGGGCCTGCGCGCCGGCGCCGACGACTACCTGGTGAAGCCCTTCTCCGCGCGAGAGCTGCTGGCGCGCGTGGAGACGCAGCTCACCAAGGCGCGCCTCCAGGCCATCCAGGATGCGCACGGGAAGATGCTCACGCGCGTCTTCCAGTTCGCGCCGGTGGGCATCGCCATCCTGCGCGGCCCCCAGCACGTCTACGAGTTCGTCAACGCGGGCTACCTGCGGCTCATCGCCAACCGGTCCGTGGTGGGCCTGCCCATCGCCCAGGCGCTCCCCGAGCTCGCGGGCCAGGGCATCTACGAGCTGCTCGACAACGCCTACCGCACCGGCGAGCCGTACATCGGCCGCTCCCTGCGGGCGACCATCATCTCCGACGAGGGCGGGCCTCCGCGTGAGCGGTTCTTCGACCTGGTCTACCAGCCCATGCTGGATGACGCGGGCCAGGTGGACTCCATCGTGGTGGTGGCCTTCGACGTGACGGACCTGTCCAACGCCCGGCGCGAGGCGGAGTCCGCCAGCCGCGCCAAGGACGAGTTCCTGGCGATGCTCGGCCACGAGCTGCGAAACCCCCTGGCCCCCATCCTCACCGCGCTCCAGCTGCTGCGGCTGCGCGGCGGCGGGGCCGTGGAGCGCGAGCGCACCGTCATCGAGCGGCAGGTGCACCACCTGGTGCGGCTGGTGGATGACCTGCTCGACGTGTCCCGCGTCACGCGCGGCAAGGTCGTGCTGCGGCGCGAGCGCGTGGAGCTGGCGGAGGTGGTGGCGAAGTCCATCGAGCTGGCCAGTCCCTTGTTGGAGCAGCGCGGCCACCACCTGACGGTGGAGGTGGCGCGCCAGGGCCTGCCGTTGGAGGCGGACCCGACGCGGCTGGCGCAGGTGTTCTCGAACCTCCTGACGAACGCGGCGAAGTACACCGAGCCCGGGGGGCGCATCACGGTCCAGGGCGCGCGCGAGGGGGACGCGCTGGTGGTGAAGGTGCGAGACAACGGCACCGGCATCAGCGCGGAGATGCTGCCGCGCATCTTCGACCTCTTCTTCCAGGAGCGGCAGGAGCTGGACCGCTCCCAGGGAGGCCTGGGCCTGGGGCTCGCCATCGCCCGGAGCCTGGCGTCCCAGCACGGAGGCACCCTCCATGCGGACAGCGAGGGCCGGGGCCAGGGCAGCACCTTCACCGTGCGCCTGCCGTCTCTCGAGGCGGGGGCGGATGTCTCGGCGGTGGTGGCCGCGGAGTCCGAGGCCCCGCGACAGGAGTCGATGCCGATGCCGCACCGGGTGCTGATTGTCGACGACAACCGCGACGCGGCGGACGTGCTGGCCGAGGCGCTGGACATGCTGGGCTGCGAGACGCGCGTCACCTACGACGGCCCCAGCGCGCTCCAGGTGGCGCCCACGTTCCGCCCGGAGCTGGCGCTGCTCGACATCGGCCTGCCCGTGATGGACGGCTACGAGCTGGCGAAGCACCTGCGCACCCAGCGGCCGGACGGCGGGCTCCAGCTGGTGGCGGTGACGGGCTACGGCCAGGAGTCGGACCGGTTGCGCTCAAAGGAAGCCGGCTTCGACGCGCACCTGGTGAAGCCCATCGACTTCAACACCCTGGGCTCGCTGCTCAAGCGCCTGGGGCCCGTCTCCTGA
- a CDS encoding LysR family transcriptional regulator — MDISWDDARLFLAIAETGSFSAAAKRLRIGQPTVSRRLAALEYTVGAKLFRRGVEGAALTAAGERLVMPARKMAEWAGELQRAAGSSDTSPKGLVRVTASPFLSFDFLAPFAGHVASKHPGLRLEVQSTIQYADLGRGEADLALRTQCTRNTDLTCLFELEVHNALLVSRALKEKLPKRPTLQQLPWVAWAPPYEAVPPNPQLQALMPNFSPAFTSDNYLVQLAAVEAGVGVMISGHIPHRFSSLRERNLVALDIDLGPYAKSELHLICAKSALDIPRVRRVSELLVQELERARKR; from the coding sequence ATGGATATCTCCTGGGATGACGCGCGGCTGTTCCTGGCCATCGCGGAGACGGGCAGCTTCAGCGCGGCGGCGAAGCGGCTGCGCATCGGTCAGCCGACGGTGAGTCGGAGGTTGGCGGCGCTCGAGTACACGGTGGGCGCCAAGCTGTTCCGGCGCGGCGTGGAGGGCGCGGCGCTGACGGCGGCGGGCGAGCGGCTGGTGATGCCGGCGCGGAAGATGGCGGAGTGGGCCGGAGAGCTCCAGCGCGCGGCCGGGTCGAGCGACACGTCACCCAAGGGGCTGGTGCGGGTGACGGCGAGCCCGTTCCTCAGCTTCGACTTCCTGGCGCCCTTCGCGGGCCACGTGGCGAGCAAGCACCCGGGGCTGCGGCTGGAGGTGCAGTCCACCATCCAGTACGCGGACCTGGGGCGCGGCGAGGCGGACCTGGCGCTGCGCACCCAGTGCACGCGCAACACGGACCTCACGTGTCTCTTCGAGCTGGAGGTGCACAACGCGCTGCTCGTCTCGCGTGCGCTCAAGGAGAAGCTGCCCAAGCGCCCCACGCTCCAGCAGCTGCCCTGGGTGGCGTGGGCGCCGCCTTACGAGGCCGTGCCGCCCAATCCGCAGCTCCAGGCGCTCATGCCGAACTTCTCGCCCGCGTTCACCTCGGACAACTACCTGGTGCAGCTGGCGGCGGTGGAGGCGGGCGTGGGGGTGATGATCAGCGGGCACATCCCGCACCGGTTCAGCTCCCTGCGCGAGAGGAACCTGGTGGCGCTCGACATCGACCTGGGGCCCTACGCGAAGAGCGAGCTTCACCTCATCTGCGCGAAGTCGGCGTTGGACATCCCCCGGGTGCGCCGCGTGTCGGAGCTGCTGGTGCAGGAGCTGGAGCGCGCGAGGAAGCGCTGA
- a CDS encoding MBL fold metallo-hydrolase, translating to MKNAKRIVLAAVAVLFVAVATLVLVGAATTSHPHQRSTLGAARPSVELLARLNEPGPVELESIASADWAVDRSGLVNLGHPTAKSAGLVDGDEPIQVFFHALRHPTKGLYIVDTGVENALRDAPEQAALSGLLADAMKVKEKMQVKEPLGAWLAKQPGPLSGVLLTHLHLDHLTGMADVPAGTPVYAGPGETTPRSFFNLLTQSITDRALSGKAAISEWTYTPETNGLFEGAVDIFGDGSVWALWVPGHTPGSTAYLVRSTKGPVLLVGDASHTRWGWEHDVEPGTFTADAARGRQSFEKLRAFAAAHPEVAVRLGHQH from the coding sequence ATGAAGAACGCCAAGCGCATCGTCCTCGCCGCCGTCGCCGTCCTGTTCGTCGCCGTCGCCACCCTTGTCCTCGTGGGCGCCGCGACCACCTCGCATCCCCACCAGCGCTCCACGCTCGGCGCGGCGCGGCCCTCGGTGGAGCTGCTCGCGCGCTTGAACGAGCCCGGTCCGGTGGAGCTGGAGTCCATCGCCTCGGCGGACTGGGCCGTGGACCGGAGCGGCCTCGTCAACCTGGGCCACCCCACCGCGAAGTCCGCGGGCCTGGTGGACGGGGACGAGCCCATCCAGGTCTTCTTCCACGCGCTGCGCCACCCGACGAAGGGGCTCTACATCGTCGACACCGGCGTGGAGAACGCGCTGCGCGACGCGCCGGAGCAGGCGGCCCTGAGCGGCCTGCTCGCCGACGCCATGAAGGTGAAGGAGAAGATGCAGGTGAAGGAGCCGCTGGGCGCGTGGCTCGCGAAGCAGCCCGGGCCGCTTTCGGGCGTGCTCCTGACGCACCTGCACCTGGACCACCTCACCGGCATGGCCGACGTGCCCGCGGGCACGCCCGTCTACGCGGGCCCGGGTGAGACGACGCCGCGCTCGTTCTTCAACCTCCTCACCCAGTCCATCACGGACCGCGCGCTGTCGGGCAAGGCCGCCATCTCCGAGTGGACGTACACCCCCGAGACGAACGGCCTCTTCGAGGGCGCGGTGGACATCTTCGGCGACGGCTCCGTGTGGGCGCTCTGGGTGCCGGGCCACACGCCGGGCAGCACCGCGTACCTGGTGCGCTCCACGAAGGGCCCCGTGCTGCTGGTGGGCGACGCCAGCCACACCCGCTGGGGCTGGGAGCACGACGTGGAGCCGGGCACCTTCACCGCCGACGCGGCGCGCGGCCGCCAGAGCTTCGAGAAGCTGCGCGCCTTCGCCGCGGCGCACCCCGAGGTGGCGGTGCGCCTGGGCCACCAGCACTGA
- a CDS encoding alpha/beta fold hydrolase has protein sequence MSTLQLTDSSLHYEESGHGIPVLLLHGLGSSGADWERVTPRLSGNYRLVVPDARGHGTSGKPPGTYGVPLFARDVAALCDALGLKQVHVVGLSMGGMMGFQLAVDRPDLVRSLVIVNSGPELVARTLRRKFEFALRLTLLRLLGPAGLAKVLAPKLFPKPEQEPLRQRAIAAFSANEPDAYLRATRGLVGWSVMSRLKDITCPVLVVHSERDYTPQASKQAYVDLLPDARLTVLADSGHAAPLDQPEALCDAVEPFLREVDGAAAGAAPGVRAGP, from the coding sequence ATGTCCACGCTTCAGCTCACTGATTCGTCTCTTCACTACGAAGAGTCTGGGCACGGCATTCCGGTCTTGCTGCTTCATGGCCTCGGCTCGTCCGGCGCGGACTGGGAGCGGGTAACGCCAAGGTTGTCGGGGAATTACCGGCTGGTGGTGCCAGATGCACGGGGGCATGGGACGAGCGGGAAGCCTCCTGGGACGTACGGAGTGCCACTGTTTGCCCGGGATGTCGCGGCGCTGTGCGATGCGCTGGGGTTGAAGCAGGTCCATGTGGTGGGGCTGTCGATGGGCGGGATGATGGGCTTCCAGCTCGCGGTGGACCGGCCGGACCTGGTGCGCAGCCTGGTCATCGTCAACAGCGGGCCGGAGCTGGTGGCCCGCACGCTGCGTCGTAAGTTCGAGTTCGCGCTGCGGCTGACCTTGCTGCGGCTGCTCGGGCCCGCGGGGCTGGCCAAGGTGCTGGCGCCCAAGCTGTTCCCCAAGCCGGAGCAGGAGCCGCTGCGTCAGCGTGCCATCGCGGCGTTCTCCGCCAACGAGCCGGATGCCTACCTGCGCGCCACGCGCGGGCTCGTGGGGTGGAGTGTGATGTCGCGGCTGAAGGACATCACCTGCCCGGTGCTGGTGGTGCACTCCGAGCGCGACTACACGCCCCAGGCCTCGAAGCAGGCGTATGTCGACCTGCTGCCGGACGCGCGCCTGACGGTGCTGGCGGACTCCGGGCATGCCGCGCCGCTGGACCAGCCCGAGGCGCTGTGTGACGCGGTGGAACCCTTCCTCCGCGAAGTCGATGGCGCCGCCGCCGGTGCCGCGCCTGGCGTTCGCGCCGGGCCTTGA
- a CDS encoding dioxygenase family protein: MSNQDTKTLTSAIMSRRKVLRGMGLTLAAIPLVQVLACGPEDAPAPGGDTDSGSTPDGGTSATAWATGGTAVMSGTYANPFTEDPGTTCALTCAATLGPCYAETLVRQDISEGHDGLPVRLAFRILDDQCRPIQGASVDIWHAAPEGLYSGEDASTFCTSDDPSATSARWFRGVQVTDADGRCDFDTCFPGWYSSRTVHIHFTVRIGEAEYVTSQLFFDDALNDDIINHQPLYDTRGPRDTTNANDNVVSAESVNDYLFQTARQDDGALLAWKTLIIRSSLDTAQCQIPGGNGGGGGGGPPPGGDGGMGPPPGWDGGMGPPPGTPP, translated from the coding sequence ATGAGCAACCAGGACACCAAGACCCTCACCTCGGCCATCATGAGCCGCCGCAAGGTGCTGCGCGGCATGGGCCTGACGCTGGCGGCGATACCGCTGGTGCAGGTGCTCGCCTGCGGCCCCGAGGACGCCCCCGCCCCCGGAGGCGACACCGACTCGGGCTCCACCCCCGACGGCGGCACCAGCGCCACCGCCTGGGCCACCGGCGGCACCGCCGTCATGTCGGGCACCTACGCCAACCCCTTCACCGAGGACCCGGGCACCACCTGCGCCCTCACCTGCGCCGCCACCCTGGGCCCCTGCTACGCCGAAACCCTGGTCCGCCAGGACATCAGCGAGGGCCATGACGGTCTGCCCGTGCGGCTCGCCTTCCGCATCCTCGACGACCAGTGCCGCCCCATCCAGGGCGCCTCCGTCGACATCTGGCACGCCGCCCCCGAGGGCCTCTACTCGGGCGAGGACGCCAGCACCTTCTGCACCTCCGACGACCCTTCGGCCACCAGCGCCCGCTGGTTCCGCGGCGTGCAGGTGACGGACGCGGACGGCCGCTGCGACTTCGACACCTGCTTCCCCGGTTGGTACAGCAGCCGCACCGTCCACATCCACTTCACCGTGCGCATCGGCGAGGCGGAGTACGTGACGTCGCAGCTCTTCTTCGACGACGCGCTCAACGACGACATCATCAACCACCAGCCGCTCTACGACACGCGCGGCCCCCGCGACACGACCAACGCCAACGACAACGTGGTGTCCGCCGAGTCCGTGAACGACTACCTCTTCCAGACCGCGCGCCAGGACGACGGCGCCCTGCTCGCGTGGAAGACCCTCATCATCCGCTCCTCGCTCGACACCGCGCAGTGCCAGATTCCCGGCGGCAACGGTGGCGGCGGAGGCGGAGGCCCTCCTCCCGGCGGCGACGGTGGCATGGGCCCGCCCCCGGGCTGGGATGGCGGCATGGGTCCTCCGCCGGGCACGCCTCCCTGA
- a CDS encoding isopenicillin N synthase family oxygenase: MSSDVAAAKDGVVVLDYAKLVEGADLSADIARAYGPDGIGLLIVRGIPGLVELRQGLLPLGFRFAALPNEVKDRYVHERSSYSFGWSHGKEVLKPGQFDEFKGSYYNNPQYDAPAVAPALVEKYPENYLPNVWPDADFPALRPAFQSLGRKMVDVGLLVAAQCDRYVKAKLGERLSPDASLARTIRESRACKARLLYYFAINEDATPRTRDSWCGWHSDHGSLTALCPAMYFDAEPGAPEPGRQDIPVPDPDAGLYVRTRSGEERKVVIPKDCLAFQIGESAQIVTGGLLRSTPHAVQALAHPASRNISRSTFAVFMQPDNEEHLRAPEGTDPAEARVGAFQPGMTFGDFARATFARFYNPYA, from the coding sequence ATGAGCAGCGACGTGGCGGCAGCGAAGGACGGAGTGGTGGTTCTCGATTACGCGAAGCTGGTGGAGGGCGCGGACCTGTCCGCGGACATCGCCCGCGCGTATGGCCCGGATGGCATCGGCCTGCTCATCGTCCGGGGCATTCCTGGGCTGGTGGAGCTGCGCCAGGGGTTGTTGCCGCTGGGCTTCCGCTTCGCCGCGCTGCCCAACGAGGTGAAGGACCGCTACGTCCACGAGCGCAGCAGCTACTCGTTCGGCTGGAGCCACGGCAAGGAGGTCCTCAAGCCCGGCCAGTTCGACGAGTTCAAGGGCTCCTACTACAACAATCCCCAGTACGACGCGCCCGCGGTGGCGCCGGCGCTGGTGGAGAAGTACCCGGAGAACTACCTGCCCAACGTGTGGCCGGACGCGGACTTCCCCGCGCTGCGCCCCGCCTTCCAGTCGCTGGGGCGGAAGATGGTGGACGTGGGCCTGCTGGTGGCCGCGCAGTGCGACCGCTACGTGAAGGCGAAGCTGGGGGAGCGGCTGTCCCCGGACGCGAGCCTCGCGCGCACCATCCGCGAGTCGCGCGCGTGCAAGGCGCGGCTGCTCTACTACTTCGCCATCAACGAGGACGCGACGCCGCGCACGCGCGACTCGTGGTGCGGCTGGCACAGCGACCACGGCTCGCTGACGGCGCTGTGTCCCGCCATGTACTTCGACGCGGAGCCCGGCGCCCCGGAGCCTGGACGCCAGGACATCCCGGTGCCGGACCCGGACGCGGGCCTCTACGTGCGCACGCGCAGCGGCGAGGAGCGCAAGGTGGTCATCCCCAAGGACTGTCTGGCGTTCCAGATTGGCGAGAGCGCGCAGATCGTGACGGGGGGGCTGCTGCGCTCCACGCCGCACGCGGTGCAGGCGCTGGCCCATCCGGCGAGCCGCAACATCTCCCGCTCCACCTTCGCCGTCTTCATGCAGCCCGACAACGAGGAGCACCTGCGCGCGCCGGAGGGCACGGACCCCGCGGAGGCGCGCGTGGGCGCCTTCCAGCCGGGGATGACCTTCGGCGACTTCGCGCGCGCCACCTTCGCGCGGTTCTACAACCCGTACGCGTGA
- a CDS encoding extracellular catalytic domain type 1 short-chain-length polyhydroxyalkanoate depolymerase yields the protein MSMLRRGGALSRSLFLLSVVVTLGVGAPAHAGSWVHGIHVGSSGARGYQLWVPTGYQPGAPMPLLVALHGCLQNPDQFAGLTRLNEKADAEGFLVLYPNQAMFVNATQCWNFMLGTNMERGRGEPALIVGMVEQMKQQYAVDARRVYVGGVSAGGVLTGTLMACYSDVFAAGMVGAGAMYKAATTVSGTAFAMLFGSIYSPDDRGKDAWTCSGRPRRTVPVLVMHGTEDSVVNPLNGEQAMKQFLQTSDYGDDGVANDSVRGTPTSTATFRAAGGRDYTVKNYVYGGELVGQKLEVRGMDHAWPGGDSRYPFADPAGPDATTFMWDFFKQHAL from the coding sequence ATGTCGATGCTTCGACGTGGTGGCGCACTCTCGCGGTCGCTGTTCCTGCTCTCGGTGGTGGTGACGCTCGGCGTGGGGGCCCCCGCCCACGCTGGCTCCTGGGTGCACGGCATCCACGTGGGCTCCTCGGGCGCGCGGGGCTACCAGCTCTGGGTGCCCACCGGGTATCAGCCCGGGGCGCCCATGCCGCTCCTGGTGGCGCTGCACGGCTGTCTCCAGAACCCGGACCAGTTCGCGGGCCTCACGCGCCTGAACGAGAAGGCGGACGCGGAGGGCTTCCTCGTCCTCTATCCGAACCAGGCGATGTTCGTGAACGCCACGCAGTGTTGGAACTTCATGCTCGGCACCAACATGGAGCGCGGCAGGGGCGAGCCGGCGCTCATCGTCGGCATGGTGGAGCAGATGAAGCAGCAGTACGCGGTCGACGCGCGCCGCGTGTACGTGGGCGGCGTCTCCGCGGGCGGCGTGCTGACGGGCACGCTGATGGCCTGCTACTCGGACGTGTTCGCCGCGGGCATGGTGGGCGCGGGCGCGATGTACAAGGCGGCCACCACGGTGTCCGGCACCGCCTTCGCCATGCTCTTCGGCAGCATCTACTCGCCGGATGACCGGGGCAAGGACGCGTGGACCTGCTCGGGCCGGCCGCGCCGCACGGTGCCGGTGCTGGTCATGCACGGCACCGAGGACAGCGTCGTCAACCCGCTCAACGGCGAGCAGGCGATGAAGCAGTTCCTGCAGACCAGCGACTACGGTGACGACGGCGTGGCCAACGACAGCGTCCGGGGCACGCCCACCAGCACCGCGACCTTCCGCGCCGCGGGTGGCCGCGACTACACCGTGAAGAACTACGTCTACGGCGGTGAGCTCGTGGGCCAGAAGCTGGAGGTCCGCGGCATGGACCACGCCTGGCCCGGAGGGGATTCGCGCTATCCCTTCGCGGACCCCGCCGGTCCCGACGCCACGACGTTCATGTGGGACTTCTTCAAGCAGCACGCGCTGTAG